A segment of the Sulfurovum indicum genome:
CTTGGTATTGAGGGCAGCCACAAGGGTTGCCCCTGCATTAAAGTTTATATGTTGCTTAACCTTGCGGGTACCCAATATCTGTGCATCAATGTCTCTGATTTCCTGCAAAGAAATTCCCAGCCAATCCAAGCGGTACCACTGTCCTGTAGAAGAGGTACCGTCCTGCAAGTTCACTGGTGAATGCGCCTATGGCTGCGATGATCAGTGTTGCTACTGCCGGTCCGGTCATTCCGCTGGCCGTAAAGAGGATGGCAAACAGAGGCATGGCCAGTGCGAACAGGGCCAACGAGTAAACCCGGTACTTCTTTACTTTACCGAAATGTTCCTGAAGCAGGATTCGGCTTCGGTTGTACTGGTAGTAGAGCGGATCTTCTTTATCCAGATGTCTGTAGAACATTACCTCTTCAAGGATGACCAGTGCCTGCCCCATACCTGCAAGCAGTGTAATGGCAAGCAGTACCATGGCACCCTGGGAACCGTTGCTGAGAAGCAGCACCGAAGCGATGAGCAAAAAGCCGACATAGCCGGAACCGAAGAAACGCTTGGTAGTGCTTTTACGGTTCCAGCTTGGACGCGCTTTGATACGGTAGATCATCGACTGGGCATAGATGCCGTAGATACCCACAGCAAGTGTGAGTGCCTCAAGCAGCAGCAGTCCGAAGCCTTCTGCATCGAGAAAGTAGAAGAGGGCTACCAGTGTTGCCAGGCCGGTGAAGGCTCCCAGTGCGATCGCTTCACGGCTGAGCCATGAGGTTCTCCAGTTCTTCATAGCCATGATCGCCATACCGGGTCGTCCAAGATGCAGTGCAGAAAGAGGCAGTCCTATCATTGAGGGTATGACTGCCAGGAGAGCCATTGCTGTATTCGGCTTGGGAAGGTTGAACCCGAAAGTATAGAGCAGTTGTCCGAAAAAGAGTGCAAGGAACGCTCCCAGAGAGACTTGTGTCAATACGGTCATAAATACCAGCGGCAACTCCGCATGTGCCGGTTTGAGCAGATGCTCATCAGCCGGACGTATCTCTGCTCCCTTGGGGATATCCGGCAGTGTATAGCGAGTGGTAGGTTTGGTTATCTCAATATCAGGTAGATGGGGAGCAACGCCCTCTTTTGCCATATCTTCGGCAAGCCACTTCTCAACATTGACAGCCTCTATCTCGATGGCACCGCCCGGACATGCCTGAACACAGGCAGGAGTCTGTCCTGCTTCAAGCTTGTCCACACACATATGACATTTGGTAACGATACCTCTGTCGGGATTGAATACCGGTACTTCATAGGGGCAGTTCCAGGTACAGTACTGACATCCGATACAGCTCGGATCGTCATGCCATACGATCCCGTTATCCAGTTTGATGTAACTTTCTGTAGGACAGCCGCGCAGACATTCGGGGTCGATACAGTGGTTGCAGCTCATAGAGTTGAAGAGCTGGAGAGTATCGGGGAAGGTTCCCGTCTCCATTTCACCCACACGCCGCCACTTGATATCTGCATCATTTCCGTTCTGTTCGTTACAGGCCACTTCACAGCAGTGACATCCTACACAGGCGGTAGCATCGAAGTGGAAGCGGTACTGCTCTCCGGGCTTGAGTTCGGGGATGTCGATGGTGTAGTTGCCGCACTGCATGCCGGTTTCGTTCTTGTGGTTGATGAAGCTCTCTAATGGTGTGTGTTTGCTTAATGGTTCAACAGCCATTTGGTTTGTTTCCTTTCTTCATATCTCTCATTATAGTCTTGCAATATAAACTTTTTTTGAAGGTTGGTGGTTTCTTCCTGCTTTTTTAGAAAAAGTAGGCAAAAATCGTTACTTTTGCAATCGTGCGGGCGGTTATTCCGGCACCTTGCTTTGCAAATGCGGGTGTCTGCACAACCTGCACGAAAAGTGCAAAAGTAACACAAAAACATTATGAACGCTCAGCGCTGAACGCTGAACGCTTCAAAGAGGTGTTCACACCTCTTTGAGTGCCACCAGCAGTTCGGAGAATACCTGTGCACGTTCACTCTTGTTCTCGTGGGTCATATTGTAGATCACTTCCGAGAGTTTTGGCGGTACATCAGGGTTGAGTCTGCTTACTTCATCACGCTTGATCTTTCTTGGACGTGCCAGTGTAGGCGCCAGTCCGTTTACTGCCTCAAAACGTTTCTCACCTGTCAGAAGTTTGAAGAGTTTCAATCCGAAAGTAAAGAGCTCATACTCCTCCCTTCTTCCGCTTGCAGGCTCTTTGTCAAGTTCGAACATGACATCCAGTCCCAGCCTGTCACGCATAATATAGTTGATCTTGGTAAAGAACGAGATAGCCTGATAACTGTAGTTTTTGTTGAAAAAACGTGTCTCGAACGCTTCGAAAGTCTCACCGCGCATTTTATGGTCGGCATAGGTTTTGAGCAGATACTTTACATGGTATTTCGCCTCTTCTATGGGAAGTGCT
Coding sequences within it:
- a CDS encoding DmsC/YnfH family molybdoenzyme membrane anchor subunit is translated as MAVEPLSKHTPLESFINHKNETGMQCGNYTIDIPELKPGEQYRFHFDATACVGCHCCEVACNEQNGNDADIKWRRVGEMETGTFPDTLQLFNSMSCNHCIDPECLRGCPTESYIKLDNGIVWHDDPSCIGCQYCTWNCPYEVPVFNPDRGIVTKCHMCVDKLEAGQTPACVQACPGGAIEIEAVNVEKWLAEDMAKEGVAPHLPDIEITKPTTRYTLPDIPKGAEIRPADEHLLKPAHAELPLVFMTVLTQVSLGAFLALFFGQLLYTFGFNLPKPNTAMALLAVIPSMIGLPLSALHLGRPGMAIMAMKNWRTSWLSREAIALGAFTGLATLVALFYFLDAEGFGLLLLEALTLAVGIYGIYAQSMIYRIKARPSWNRKSTTKRFFGSGYVGFLLIASVLLLSNGSQGAMVLLAITLLAGMGQALVILEEVMFYRHLDKEDPLYYQYNRSRILLQEHFGKVKKYRVYSLALFALAMPLFAILFTASGMTGPAVATLIIAAIGAFTSELAGRYLFYRTVVPLGLAGNFFAGNQRH